One window of the Methanomassiliicoccaceae archaeon DOK genome contains the following:
- a CDS encoding SCP-2 sterol transfer family protein: MSMQQEIQEVIDRFHRKMEKDENIRKEIEPLTKSFNLDLGTESYSLKLKDAKIYYFEPGLLEDADVTVTTTPENLQGLIDGTLRPMRAYVLKKIAVKGKIDDLMFLKKLF, encoded by the coding sequence ATGAGCATGCAGCAGGAGATCCAGGAAGTCATCGACAGGTTCCACAGGAAGATGGAGAAGGACGAGAACATCAGGAAGGAGATAGAGCCCCTGACCAAAAGCTTCAACCTCGACCTCGGAACCGAGTCCTACAGCCTGAAACTCAAGGACGCCAAGATCTACTACTTCGAGCCCGGACTCCTCGAGGACGCGGACGTGACCGTCACCACCACCCCCGAGAACCTGCAGGGACTCATCGACGGGACGCTCAGGCCCATGCGCGCCTACGTCCTCAAGAAGATCGCCGTGAAGGGCAAGATCGACGATCTGATGTTCCTGAAGAAGCTCTTCTGA
- a CDS encoding diaminohydroxyphosphoribosylaminopyrimidine reductase, translating to MRPFVHVNCAMSADGKIAGCDRTQVAISSDEDKSRAKNLRRKYDAILVGVGTVVSDDPHLTLKDLDYDTNPIRIVLDPHGRTPDEAQILDERAPTIMVTLEDCDREWDCEEIIRKGKDTIDLEAVLEELAEEMGIENILVEGGGRTIATFFRAGLVDRYTVFVGGLIIGGSEAPTPCDGDGWVIPGGVRLELRNVETLGNGALLTFEPRR from the coding sequence ATGAGACCGTTCGTGCATGTCAACTGCGCCATGTCCGCGGACGGGAAGATCGCCGGATGCGACCGCACCCAGGTGGCCATATCGTCCGACGAGGACAAATCCCGTGCGAAGAACCTGCGCAGGAAGTACGACGCCATACTCGTGGGCGTGGGAACGGTCGTCTCGGATGACCCGCACCTGACCCTCAAGGACCTTGACTACGACACCAACCCCATACGCATCGTTCTGGACCCACACGGCAGGACTCCCGACGAGGCGCAGATCCTGGACGAGAGAGCGCCGACCATAATGGTCACCCTCGAGGACTGCGACCGCGAGTGGGACTGCGAGGAGATCATCAGGAAGGGGAAGGACACCATCGACCTGGAGGCCGTCCTGGAGGAGCTTGCAGAGGAGATGGGCATCGAGAACATCCTGGTGGAGGGAGGGGGCCGCACCATAGCTACGTTCTTCAGAGCTGGGCTCGTGGACCGCTACACGGTTTTCGTGGGCGGGCTGATCATTGGCGGCTCCGAGGCTCCCACCCCTTGCGACGGCGACGGATGGGTCATCCCCGGTGGCGTCAGGCTGGAGCTCCGCAACGTCGAGACCCTCGGCAACGGGGCGCTGCTGACTTTCGAGCCCAGACGCTGA
- a CDS encoding TIGR01210 family radical SAM protein, with amino-acid sequence MKEKRSPSQLEALWKESDMSNGRKVDAMVVILRTNGCCWVRHGGCTMCGYREASLTDVTEDDLLKQLEQALSKYKGEPFVKIYTSGSFLDDNEVPPEIRRRFFEAFSDCERILFESRPEFITPESLADVPKTVTIALGLESSDPDVLERSVHKGFTPEDIRRAGTLIKENGLMVRTYLLLKPPFMTEDMAIEDAVRSARFADEFSDEISVNPLNVQRGTYVERLWKRGEFRSPWIWSLMEVFRQLSGTVHSRLMSSPSGGGAARGVHNCGECDRRALDAVERFSYTQDLGDLDVECGCREKWLAYRESEGILGSPADLDRDFENDLILRM; translated from the coding sequence ATGAAGGAGAAGAGGTCGCCTTCCCAGCTGGAGGCACTTTGGAAGGAGAGCGACATGTCGAACGGTCGCAAGGTCGACGCCATGGTCGTGATCCTGCGCACAAACGGATGCTGCTGGGTCAGGCACGGAGGTTGCACGATGTGCGGCTACCGCGAGGCATCGCTGACCGACGTGACCGAGGACGACCTTCTGAAGCAGCTCGAACAGGCGCTGTCCAAGTACAAGGGCGAGCCGTTCGTCAAGATATACACATCGGGCAGCTTCCTGGACGACAACGAGGTGCCGCCGGAGATCAGGAGACGCTTCTTCGAGGCGTTCTCGGACTGCGAGCGCATCCTGTTCGAGAGCCGTCCCGAGTTCATAACGCCGGAGTCCCTGGCGGACGTCCCGAAGACGGTCACCATAGCCCTGGGTCTGGAGAGCTCAGACCCAGATGTGCTGGAGCGCTCGGTCCACAAGGGGTTCACCCCTGAGGACATACGCAGGGCCGGGACCCTGATCAAGGAGAACGGGCTCATGGTGAGGACGTATCTGCTGCTCAAGCCCCCCTTCATGACCGAGGACATGGCGATAGAGGACGCAGTGAGGTCCGCGAGGTTCGCCGACGAGTTCTCGGACGAGATCTCCGTCAATCCCCTGAACGTGCAGAGGGGGACGTACGTGGAGCGGCTGTGGAAGAGGGGCGAGTTCAGGTCGCCCTGGATATGGTCGCTTATGGAGGTGTTCAGACAGCTGTCTGGCACTGTGCATTCGAGGCTCATGTCGTCGCCCTCGGGAGGAGGTGCGGCGAGGGGCGTTCACAACTGCGGCGAGTGCGACCGCAGGGCCCTCGACGCGGTCGAGAGGTTCAGCTACACGCAGGACCTCGGGGACCTGGACGTCGAGTGCGGCTGCAGGGAGAAGTGGCTGGCGTACAGGGAGTCGGAGGGGATCCTGGGGTCCCCAGCGGACCTGGACCGCGACTTCGAAAACGATTTGATTCTAAGGATGTGA
- a CDS encoding 50S ribosomal protein L3 has protein sequence MPQRRRPKRGSRAFGPRKRAQSQTPRLDSWPEINGTPKIQGFAGYKAGMTHAFIVDKRAKSTTSGMEIQVPVTVVEVPPMKIAAVRFYESSIVGLKTAGEVWAKGLDPLLERRLSVPKNHDEATFARYDGLDIEDVRVIAYTQPKMVSGVPKKVPDLMELRIGGGTIEERVAYAKQILGTEVNFTDFVAEGALTDVIAVTKGKGFQGVTKRWGVKLLSHRNSKHRRGIGNLGPKRPGYVRSTVPGSGQMGYHQRTEFNKKIIKVGTEGSEVTPRGGFLNYGEVRNTYVLVHGSVPGPTKRLIRFRDATRMPKKADNEAVDVTYVSTESKQGA, from the coding sequence ATGCCGCAAAGGAGACGTCCTAAGAGAGGATCTAGGGCATTCGGCCCTAGGAAGAGAGCACAGTCGCAGACACCCAGGCTCGACTCGTGGCCCGAGATCAACGGAACACCCAAGATCCAGGGCTTCGCCGGCTACAAGGCCGGAATGACCCACGCGTTCATCGTGGACAAGAGGGCCAAGAGCACGACCTCCGGAATGGAGATCCAGGTGCCCGTGACCGTTGTCGAAGTACCCCCCATGAAAATCGCAGCCGTCAGGTTCTACGAGAGCAGCATCGTCGGTCTCAAGACCGCCGGTGAGGTCTGGGCCAAAGGCCTGGACCCCCTCCTGGAGAGGCGCCTGAGCGTCCCCAAGAACCACGACGAGGCCACTTTTGCCAGATACGACGGACTGGACATCGAGGATGTCCGCGTCATCGCCTACACCCAGCCCAAGATGGTCTCCGGAGTCCCCAAGAAGGTCCCCGACCTCATGGAGCTCAGGATCGGCGGAGGAACCATTGAGGAGAGGGTCGCCTACGCCAAGCAGATCCTCGGAACCGAGGTCAACTTCACCGACTTCGTCGCCGAGGGCGCCCTCACCGACGTCATCGCCGTCACCAAGGGTAAGGGATTCCAGGGTGTAACGAAGCGCTGGGGTGTCAAGCTCCTGTCCCACAGGAACAGCAAGCACCGCCGCGGAATCGGTAACCTCGGACCCAAGAGGCCCGGATACGTCAGGTCCACAGTTCCTGGATCCGGACAGATGGGATACCACCAGAGGACCGAGTTCAACAAGAAGATCATCAAAGTCGGCACCGAGGGTTCCGAAGTCACTCCCAGGGGAGGATTCCTCAACTACGGAGAGGTCAGGAACACCTACGTCCTGGTCCACGGATCCGTTCCCGGCCCCACCAAGAGGCTGATCAGGTTCAGGGACGCCACCAGGATGCCCAAGAAGGCCGACAACGAGGCCGTCGACGTCACCTACGTCTCGACCGAGTCCAAGCAGGGGGCATGA
- a CDS encoding class II aldolase/adducin family protein, producing the protein MNERYAREQLADFCRMLYDRSLTVSAGGNMSVRINEREVIITPSGRNKGLLEPEDMVKVSIDGEVLSEGKPSIEHRFHLALYRMNPETGAVVHCHPLNCVALAVRNEPIRCNLTPEGAMLLGHVPMIAYYTPGSQELVDAVAAEGHAKAMLMERHGALTQGRTLEEAYNRMEELEFQARLQLMVGDAQDLPADEVEKLSRM; encoded by the coding sequence ATGAACGAGAGATACGCCAGGGAGCAGCTGGCGGACTTCTGCAGGATGCTCTACGACAGGAGCCTGACCGTATCCGCGGGAGGCAACATGAGCGTGCGCATCAACGAGAGGGAGGTCATAATAACCCCGTCCGGCAGGAACAAGGGTCTCCTGGAGCCCGAGGACATGGTGAAGGTGTCCATCGACGGGGAAGTACTCTCGGAGGGGAAGCCGTCCATCGAGCACAGGTTCCATCTGGCTCTGTACAGGATGAACCCGGAAACCGGGGCCGTCGTCCACTGCCATCCGCTCAACTGCGTCGCGTTGGCCGTCAGGAACGAACCGATCAGATGCAACCTCACGCCCGAGGGCGCGATGCTGCTGGGACACGTCCCCATGATCGCCTACTACACACCCGGCTCGCAGGAGCTGGTAGACGCGGTGGCCGCAGAAGGGCACGCGAAGGCGATGCTCATGGAGAGGCACGGCGCACTCACCCAGGGCAGAACGCTCGAGGAGGCGTACAATAGGATGGAGGAACTCGAGTTCCAGGCGAGGCTCCAGCTCATGGTCGGAGACGCACAGGACCTCCCTGCGGACGAGGTCGAGAAGCTGTCCAGGATGTGA
- the mtnA gene encoding S-methyl-5-thioribose-1-phosphate isomerase, with product MKATINGVQKDIRAVWFEDGRVMMIDQRKLPGGIVIVGFDDYLDVAEAIRNMTTRGAPSIGATAAYGMCIAALKGCDLDKAAKDIKAARPTAFDLFYAVDYMYARLKDGADPVETADGYAQMMVDKCTAIGKYGGQLVKDGMKLMTHCNAGALATVDVGTALAPMRDAHSRGVDFFVYVSETRPRLQGMQLTAWELAQEGIDHRIIPDGASAYYMSQGVDMIITGADRIASNGDFANKIGTFDKAIVAKHFGIPFFVAAPISTFDLSMKSGDEIVIEQRSQEEVTMMNGVRIAPEKSQALNPAFDVTPAELVTGFITEKGILRPDEIHLMRD from the coding sequence ATGAAAGCCACGATCAATGGTGTGCAGAAGGACATCCGTGCCGTGTGGTTCGAGGACGGTAGGGTGATGATGATCGACCAGAGGAAGCTCCCCGGAGGGATCGTCATCGTCGGTTTCGACGATTACCTCGACGTGGCAGAGGCCATCAGGAACATGACGACGCGCGGAGCGCCGTCCATAGGTGCCACCGCGGCATACGGCATGTGCATCGCCGCTCTGAAGGGCTGCGACCTCGACAAGGCCGCGAAGGACATCAAGGCGGCCAGACCCACGGCATTCGACCTCTTCTACGCCGTCGACTACATGTACGCCAGGCTGAAGGATGGCGCCGACCCCGTGGAGACGGCCGACGGTTACGCCCAGATGATGGTCGACAAGTGCACTGCCATCGGGAAGTACGGGGGGCAGCTGGTGAAGGACGGCATGAAGCTCATGACCCACTGCAACGCGGGCGCCCTGGCGACGGTCGACGTCGGCACGGCCCTGGCGCCCATGAGGGACGCGCACTCCCGCGGTGTGGACTTCTTCGTGTACGTGTCCGAGACCCGTCCCCGCCTCCAGGGCATGCAGCTGACCGCATGGGAGCTGGCGCAGGAGGGCATAGATCACAGGATCATCCCCGACGGCGCCTCGGCATATTACATGAGCCAGGGAGTGGACATGATCATCACCGGTGCCGACAGGATTGCCTCGAACGGCGACTTCGCCAACAAGATCGGCACCTTCGACAAGGCCATCGTGGCCAAGCACTTCGGCATCCCGTTCTTCGTCGCAGCACCGATCTCCACATTCGACCTCTCGATGAAGAGCGGTGACGAGATAGTCATCGAGCAGAGATCCCAGGAGGAGGTCACGATGATGAACGGCGTCAGGATCGCTCCGGAGAAGTCGCAGGCTCTCAACCCCGCGTTCGACGTCACCCCCGCGGAGCTCGTCACCGGCTTCATCACCGAGAAGGGGATACTCAGACCCGACGAGATACACCTGATGAGGGACTGA
- a CDS encoding ArsR family transcriptional regulator — protein sequence MSNDVRRRILHELTDKNLSLTDLSKITGKAQSTLSVHLDKMVSEGLIAARDDPDDSRRKINSLVSVMLAYSKPPSDEAMTMALNSLTDVADDPVKTRDTLARFMFLGFDAMGLSVGPMASMLGSIHAMALGGLLSGDTIEDTVANARDYYKKMGFGDASVFSLKPLTIIIKDDVPFTEDSAKSLGYYASGFFSKVLEDATGRTYDMVSNEVFGSDYNYFRFVLEPVAKSTIV from the coding sequence GTGTCCAACGACGTAAGGCGCAGGATACTTCACGAGCTGACGGACAAGAATCTTTCTCTGACCGACCTGTCCAAGATCACGGGTAAGGCGCAGTCAACGTTGTCGGTTCATCTGGACAAGATGGTTTCGGAGGGTCTCATCGCCGCACGCGACGATCCGGACGACAGCCGCAGGAAGATCAATTCGCTCGTGTCGGTCATGCTGGCGTATTCAAAGCCTCCTTCAGACGAGGCGATGACGATGGCGCTCAACTCCCTGACGGACGTCGCGGACGATCCCGTTAAGACGCGCGACACTCTCGCCAGGTTCATGTTCCTCGGATTCGACGCCATGGGCCTCTCGGTCGGTCCAATGGCATCGATGCTCGGATCCATCCACGCCATGGCGCTCGGTGGGCTGCTGTCCGGCGATACGATCGAGGACACGGTCGCCAACGCTCGCGACTACTACAAGAAGATGGGGTTCGGGGATGCCAGCGTGTTCTCGCTGAAGCCGTTGACCATCATCATAAAAGACGACGTGCCGTTCACAGAGGATTCTGCCAAGTCGCTCGGCTACTACGCGTCCGGGTTCTTCAGCAAGGTTCTGGAGGATGCCACGGGCAGGACCTACGATATGGTGTCCAACGAGGTCTTTGGCTCCGACTACAACTATTTCCGCTTCGTCCTGGAGCCCGTCGCCAAGAGCACGATCGTCTGA
- the rplW gene encoding 50S ribosomal protein L23, with protein MKQSDVLIRPYVTEKSMNHMSGTPTQKYKDGNKIEFIVHRNADKHTIKIVFEERFEVKVEKVWVRIQKDGKHAIIKLADGYSAEDVGSRVGVF; from the coding sequence ATGAAGCAGAGCGACGTTCTCATCAGGCCGTACGTCACCGAGAAATCGATGAACCACATGTCCGGCACGCCGACCCAGAAGTACAAGGACGGCAACAAGATCGAGTTCATCGTCCACAGGAACGCTGACAAGCACACCATCAAGATTGTCTTCGAGGAGCGCTTCGAGGTCAAGGTCGAGAAGGTCTGGGTCAGGATCCAGAAAGACGGAAAGCACGCCATCATCAAACTGGCCGACGGCTACTCCGCAGAGGATGTCGGATCCAGGGTCGGAGTATTCTGA
- a CDS encoding RNA 3'-terminal phosphate cyclase, with product MLEIDGSRGEGGGQMVRTTVAMSTVTGIPVHLTRIRENRPTNGLSRQHVAAVNAVARMTGSEVEGCKIGSGDLFFVPGDEQIYNIDVNISSAGSISLVLQAMLLAARNHTQRLTVDICGGTNVMWAPPIDYYQTLLFPMMSRMNIVADAKIIDRGFYPQGGGRVIATLDPIGTIKPLNQEALGDLVAVRGVCFCQRLSDWVPQEMIKSCKEALMPYADVEIELQRTDGGSQGAGLVLVAEYENGMLGSNALSSRGHPPDKCGKDAAVDLIREMESGSTMDVHTADQLLPYMAMADDCSSFSVSRISKHLLSQMDTLESFLDVKFGVERKDNVYRFSVTPGARE from the coding sequence ATGCTCGAAATCGACGGATCCCGCGGAGAGGGAGGCGGCCAGATGGTCCGCACCACGGTGGCGATGTCCACCGTCACAGGCATCCCGGTCCACCTCACCCGCATCAGGGAGAACAGGCCCACGAACGGACTGTCGAGACAGCATGTTGCCGCGGTCAACGCGGTGGCCCGCATGACGGGGTCCGAGGTCGAGGGCTGCAAGATCGGATCCGGCGACCTCTTCTTCGTCCCGGGTGACGAGCAGATCTACAACATCGATGTCAACATCAGCTCCGCCGGAAGCATCAGTCTCGTCCTGCAGGCGATGCTGCTCGCGGCACGCAACCACACCCAGAGGCTGACCGTCGACATATGCGGGGGCACGAACGTAATGTGGGCCCCGCCCATCGATTACTATCAGACCCTGCTTTTCCCGATGATGAGCCGCATGAACATCGTCGCGGACGCCAAGATCATCGACAGGGGGTTCTATCCCCAGGGGGGCGGACGCGTCATCGCAACACTCGACCCCATCGGCACGATAAAGCCTCTGAACCAGGAGGCCCTCGGGGACCTCGTTGCCGTGAGAGGCGTGTGCTTCTGCCAACGCCTGTCCGACTGGGTCCCGCAGGAGATGATAAAGAGCTGCAAGGAGGCCCTCATGCCCTATGCTGACGTGGAGATCGAGCTCCAGAGGACGGACGGCGGCTCCCAGGGCGCCGGACTGGTTCTCGTCGCGGAGTACGAGAACGGCATGCTGGGGAGCAACGCCCTGTCGTCCAGGGGCCATCCCCCGGACAAGTGCGGGAAGGACGCTGCCGTCGACCTGATAAGGGAGATGGAGAGCGGATCCACGATGGACGTCCACACCGCCGACCAGCTCCTGCCATACATGGCGATGGCGGACGACTGCAGCAGCTTCTCCGTGTCCAGGATCAGCAAGCACCTCCTCAGCCAGATGGACACCCTGGAATCGTTCCTGGACGTCAAGTTCGGCGTCGAGAGGAAGGACAACGTCTACAGGTTCAGCGTCACACCGGGGGCGAGGGAATGA
- a CDS encoding GTP cyclohydrolase I FolE2: protein MKCDLQYGRGDAGYKLTRVGVKGVRKPVLVHREGRDGTLNNALNCSIDIFVDLPADQKGSHMSRNVEVLNEVVEESLRNPITAIEDMAADICRKLLVHHEYAMTADVSISSEYFRSCKTPLGKDTFEMFTLLAGGHIVRDGPLTKTVGVKVTGMTACPCAQQTVTEMLEYSGDMPVMSHNQRNVCTILMTMPEDVTIEADELIDIAQDSFSSPTFELLKRPDEGQVVINAHRNTKFVEDVVRGVLERIVKRFTELPDEVFIDVISDSEESIHKHDAFAERVATLGELRQENL, encoded by the coding sequence TTGAAATGCGACTTGCAATACGGCAGAGGCGATGCCGGATACAAGCTCACACGTGTAGGCGTCAAAGGCGTCCGCAAACCCGTGCTCGTCCACAGGGAGGGCAGGGACGGGACCCTCAACAACGCCCTGAACTGCTCCATCGACATCTTCGTGGACCTCCCCGCGGACCAGAAGGGGTCCCACATGTCCAGGAACGTGGAGGTCCTCAACGAGGTCGTCGAGGAGAGCCTCAGGAACCCGATCACCGCCATCGAGGACATGGCCGCGGACATATGCAGGAAGCTCCTCGTCCACCACGAGTACGCCATGACGGCGGACGTCAGCATCTCTTCGGAGTATTTCCGCAGCTGCAAGACGCCCCTCGGAAAGGACACTTTCGAGATGTTCACGCTTCTCGCCGGAGGCCACATAGTCCGCGACGGTCCGCTCACCAAGACCGTCGGGGTCAAGGTCACAGGTATGACGGCGTGCCCCTGCGCACAGCAGACCGTCACCGAGATGCTGGAGTACAGCGGCGACATGCCCGTCATGTCCCACAACCAGAGGAACGTCTGCACGATCCTGATGACCATGCCCGAGGATGTGACCATCGAGGCCGACGAGCTCATCGACATCGCCCAGGACTCTTTCTCGTCCCCCACGTTCGAGCTTCTCAAGAGGCCCGACGAGGGACAGGTGGTCATCAACGCCCACAGGAACACCAAGTTCGTCGAGGATGTCGTCAGGGGCGTCCTCGAAAGAATCGTCAAGAGGTTCACCGAGCTTCCGGACGAGGTGTTCATCGACGTCATCAGCGACTCCGAGGAGTCCATCCACAAGCACGACGCCTTCGCGGAGAGGGTGGCGACGCTCGGGGAGCTCCGTCAGGAGAACCTGTGA
- a CDS encoding ribonuclease HII — protein MHCGVDEAGRGSVMGPLVVGAVFIETDEPLTAIGVKDSKKLTPRTRERMYDEITSVADWRTVIATAADVDARRKEMSLNDVELNMFAEAVKGMGATVYADCPDVNEASFSRRLGALVPDVEIIAKHKADDTYPVVSAASIVAKVTRDRMMDDIRAEFGTNIGSGYPSDHYTMDFIAAWIRDNGRAPPHVRCSWEPVRQMLSARANTKISDW, from the coding sequence ATGCACTGCGGAGTGGATGAGGCTGGCAGGGGATCGGTCATGGGGCCCCTGGTCGTCGGCGCGGTCTTCATCGAGACAGACGAGCCGCTTACTGCCATCGGGGTCAAGGACTCCAAGAAGCTGACCCCGAGGACCCGCGAGAGGATGTACGACGAGATCACATCGGTGGCGGATTGGAGAACCGTGATCGCCACCGCCGCGGACGTGGACGCCCGCCGCAAGGAGATGTCCCTCAACGATGTCGAGCTGAACATGTTCGCGGAGGCCGTGAAGGGCATGGGGGCCACGGTGTACGCCGACTGCCCCGACGTGAACGAGGCTTCCTTCTCGAGGAGGCTGGGTGCTTTAGTGCCCGATGTGGAAATTATAGCAAAGCATAAAGCGGATGACACCTACCCTGTAGTATCAGCTGCTTCGATCGTGGCCAAGGTCACGAGGGACAGGATGATGGACGACATCCGCGCTGAATTCGGCACGAACATCGGAAGCGGATACCCCAGCGACCATTACACGATGGACTTCATCGCGGCATGGATCAGGGACAACGGAAGGGCGCCCCCGCATGTGAGGTGCTCCTGGGAGCCCGTCAGACAGATGCTGTCCGCAAGAGCTAACACGAAGATCAGCGACTGGTGA
- a CDS encoding 50S ribosomal protein L4, giving the protein MAQTNVYSVKGGVSGTVDVPAAFETPYRPDIIKKAVLAAAANSRQPYGPAARSGMRHSVSTWGKGRGTARVQRVHDGRKATESPNNVSGRRAHPPRPERNWAQKVNKKELKIARQSALAATACAECVRARGHQFDDSVSFPIVVEDDMVSLKATSEVVELFEKIGIGYDLERAKEGRKIRAGRGTMRNRKYRTPVSVLIVVADDERNAPIFKSASNLPGVTVEEVKTLNTSILAPGGDAGRLTVYTKSAIDAIGGWTQ; this is encoded by the coding sequence ATGGCACAGACTAATGTTTACTCTGTAAAGGGAGGAGTCTCCGGCACAGTGGATGTCCCCGCTGCCTTCGAGACCCCCTATAGGCCCGACATCATCAAGAAGGCGGTCCTCGCAGCCGCCGCCAACAGCAGGCAGCCCTACGGACCCGCCGCAAGGTCCGGAATGAGGCACTCCGTCAGCACCTGGGGCAAGGGAAGGGGAACCGCCCGTGTCCAGAGGGTCCACGACGGAAGGAAAGCCACCGAGTCGCCCAACAACGTCTCCGGAAGGAGGGCCCACCCGCCACGCCCCGAGAGGAACTGGGCACAGAAAGTCAACAAGAAAGAGCTCAAGATCGCCCGCCAGTCCGCTCTGGCAGCCACCGCCTGCGCCGAGTGCGTCAGGGCCCGCGGCCACCAGTTCGACGACTCCGTCTCCTTCCCCATCGTGGTCGAGGACGACATGGTGTCCCTGAAGGCCACCTCCGAGGTCGTCGAGCTCTTCGAGAAGATCGGAATCGGATACGACCTCGAGCGCGCCAAAGAGGGACGCAAGATCCGCGCCGGAAGGGGAACCATGAGGAACAGGAAGTACCGCACCCCCGTCTCCGTGCTCATCGTCGTCGCCGACGACGAGAGGAACGCTCCCATCTTCAAGAGCGCATCCAACCTCCCCGGTGTCACCGTCGAGGAGGTCAAGACCCTGAACACGAGCATCCTCGCTCCCGGAGGAGACGCTGGAAGGCTCACCGTCTACACCAAATCCGCCATCGACGCAATAGGAGGCTGGACTCAATGA
- a CDS encoding FAD-dependent oxidoreductase, which produces MARRIIVIGSGAAGMSAASAAREASSDAQITVFTEDEDIAYSPCAIPWGIEGRSGWDEIVMHTPEFYEKERGIKVLTGTRVDSVDGDGKTVTAGGQTYPYDSLVIATGGRVFVPPIPGTDLDNVFVIRTVRDGKNIQSALKDVDSVVIGGAGVIGLELAVALREMGKDVTVIEMMDQVIPRIADKDMADEIQEHLESKGIRFVMKAPIQAVNGEGRVSSVTAAGQEYPCGLMIFATGVRANLDIPKALGLDVGQLNALVAAPTLNAYRRGRLVPDVYVAGDLVQCQSAVMPGATMSQLGSTAVRQGRVAGNNAAGGDKMLFGPVASPWVSVIGDKQIAGTGLSLGLASWYGIDTVTGSACGLTRARYYPGGKELRVKVIADRTTHRIVGAQIIAGEEATGRIDWLTSAIVNGMTAEDFLMRSENAYCPPTSMVKDVVISAVEDLCRHM; this is translated from the coding sequence ATGGCAAGGAGAATTATCGTCATAGGTTCGGGTGCGGCCGGAATGTCCGCCGCCTCGGCAGCCAGAGAGGCATCCTCTGACGCGCAGATCACTGTTTTCACAGAGGACGAGGACATCGCCTATTCGCCCTGCGCCATCCCCTGGGGGATAGAGGGCAGGAGCGGATGGGACGAGATCGTCATGCACACCCCCGAGTTCTACGAGAAGGAGCGCGGGATAAAGGTGCTCACGGGAACGAGGGTCGATTCCGTCGACGGGGACGGCAAGACTGTCACCGCAGGAGGACAGACGTATCCCTACGACTCCCTGGTGATCGCCACGGGAGGCAGGGTGTTCGTCCCGCCCATACCCGGCACCGACCTGGACAACGTCTTCGTCATCAGGACCGTGAGGGACGGAAAGAACATCCAGTCCGCGTTGAAGGACGTCGACAGCGTCGTGATCGGCGGTGCCGGCGTCATAGGCCTCGAGCTCGCGGTCGCCCTGAGGGAGATGGGCAAGGACGTCACGGTCATAGAGATGATGGACCAGGTCATCCCCCGCATCGCCGACAAGGACATGGCCGACGAGATCCAGGAGCACCTCGAGTCCAAGGGCATCAGGTTCGTAATGAAGGCCCCGATCCAGGCTGTGAACGGAGAGGGAAGGGTCAGCAGCGTGACTGCTGCCGGACAGGAGTACCCCTGCGGCCTCATGATATTCGCCACGGGGGTCCGTGCCAACCTCGACATCCCCAAGGCCCTCGGACTGGACGTTGGCCAGCTCAACGCGCTAGTCGCAGCGCCCACCCTCAACGCGTACAGGAGGGGCAGGCTCGTGCCGGACGTATACGTCGCCGGGGACCTCGTCCAGTGCCAGTCCGCCGTCATGCCAGGCGCCACCATGAGCCAGCTCGGCTCCACAGCGGTCAGGCAGGGCCGTGTGGCTGGAAACAACGCCGCGGGAGGGGACAAGATGCTCTTCGGTCCCGTCGCGAGCCCGTGGGTCAGCGTCATCGGCGACAAGCAGATCGCCGGAACAGGGCTGTCCCTCGGACTGGCCTCGTGGTACGGCATCGACACCGTCACCGGGAGCGCATGCGGCCTCACCCGCGCCAGATACTACCCCGGAGGGAAGGAGCTGAGGGTCAAGGTCATCGCCGACAGGACAACCCACAGGATCGTCGGGGCGCAGATCATCGCCGGAGAGGAGGCGACCGGCCGCATAGACTGGCTCACATCCGCCATCGTCAACGGGATGACCGCCGAGGACTTCCTGATGCGCTCCGAGAACGCCTACTGCCCGCCGACGTCCATGGTCAAGGACGTCGTCATATCGGCGGTGGAGGACCTTTGCAGGCACATGTGA